tatataaaaaaaataacaacaacaacaacaaaaacaacatggagcaaactccaaacatttgtatgtttatacttatgtcaaataatgaggcTTGGCAAAAAACCAGGGCCGCGAGAAGACAAagggctttaaaaaaataaaatttaatttttgtgagtgtgtgtgtatacatttatgtatactcacacacaaaaatatatacatttatgtatacacacacacacaaaaaaaaaattaaattttaatttttttaagcccTTCGTCTTTTTGCCCCTCCCCCTCGGCGGCCCTGGTTTTTTGCCAAGCCTCATTATTTGACTTAAGTATAAgcatacaaatgtttggagtttgctccatgtctggatgTTAGCTCCATATCTGGATGTTAGCTATCCCAATCACCAAAAAATCATGGATTCGTCACTGGCTGGCATCTTTTTTCCGGATAGAAAGTATACCTGGTCTACTTCCTACCCTACTGATCCTTATTCTAGTTGGTTTTATTGAAGAacctttatttaattattctaaaaacattttaaacactttaagaatttttttttaattattgtagaaattttttagaaagtttttaatttaattaagagttttttttatattttttgtaatatcttattttaatatgggaaccttttaaaatttattcttattggGTCAactgttgtttttgttgttgttgttgttgttattattttttttatatattaaattctcAATAAGTTGACAGctgcatattatttttttaaacaaagttttattattaaatgttttttattttaacacaaAACCGACCGGCATTATCGATAACATACTGTTGTTTTTCACGCGCAACttgctttaaattgttttaatattaaattaaaacctaaataaaatattattgattcGATATTTTTATCTCggattttcattttaatttgaattattaaattgaattttttaatcaagagtaagaaaaacatttttttttttagaaacatttttttattaacgttTCGATGAGTTCTTCAGTCGGACATTCGGCGTTGGCATGCGGCAGCATCCACAACATTACATCTCTTTCGTCGTTTACTTCTTCCGCTTctattattttgtgttttactACAACACCGTGCAACATAATTcttattattgcaatattgggagataaaaaaaatgtttttaaaatgtctattttttataaattgatattaaaCAGTGCAATTGCTGATCTTTTAATTGGAACTGTGGCTGATATTACAtcaatttcatttcattttaaagAAGCTATGAGAATTAAGATTTACCCCAAGGATATTAAGTTACTTCATTTAGAGCTTTTTGTTTTAAGCAATACTTCCATTTTATCCATGGCGTTGTTATGTATTGATCGGATATTTGCATTAATGAAGCCAATAGCTTATTATAGAAATTCATTATCTAACCGAATGAGTTATTTAGTTCTTATTGCTACTTGGGTAGTTTCAGGTCTTCTTGTGATGCCTTATTTTTCAGTGGGATACATTACGTATCTCGGAATTTTCGCATTTACAACCATAACCATCGCCTGTGTCTCTTTGATATCAGTTGTTTATCTTTATAGAActaagttttctgtttattgCAACTTTAATAAGGCGTGTAACGTCGTTTACGAAGCCAATAAAGAGAATTCCGCAAACAAAGATCAAAATTCGATAAACGTAATTTCAATATCAAACATTGTTGAGAGCAAAAAAGCAAAATCCGAAACTACTAAGAGTAAAGATTTAAAACAGAAAACCGCAGAGCAAAAAGTCAACCAAtcatttattataatgttaatgGTATTTTTACTTACTTACATGCCAGCATGCTGCATGACAATATATATGAACGTTTGCATAGAATGCAACTGTACTGTAGTTCAGGCTTTTAGAGATTGCGTTTATCTTGCGTTACTATCAGGTTCCTTGTGGAGATCGCTAAACTTTGGGTATAAAATTAcaactttgaataaaaatataaaagaaatgttGTCTTTTGGACATAGCagtgttagaaaaaaaagtacataccaattataaaaaactaatatttttctgAACAGAAACATTTTAATAGTATTCAACcagaaaaatgttgaaaaaagttttaatagaaaaagacgctaaaaataaataacaaaaaaatttcaaaagtaataCAGAGGTAGAAATATTGTACAAATAAATTGCAAAGTTATATTAaatgcataattaaaaaatattagatgaacgtctaaataaaaatttaacagttaaaGAAGTATCGAACAGCAGTTGCACAGCAAGCACGTTTTATGGttaaaaccctttttttaaatgaattttctCTATAAGAGATATTAGACTTGGACTACTTTGTTTGCTTAAAGCGTTTTTCGTAAGGATTGTTCgtgaaatatctttttattttctcgTGAATATTTGCAGTAGTTTAATTTGGTgtttttcgtttcttttttttatactttctacAATTCTTATACAGGGTTATAATTTTATCTTCTCTAAATTTCATGTTTCTAATCTACTATAATCGGGTTCTTTGTACGTGAGCTAGAGGTGTTGTTATTTAGATCGCATAACCATTTTGTTGGTATGTTTTTCTCTTAGACGGCGTAAACAATGGTAACATTTTTAGGAGGTATAagtttttcaaatctttttttgaaaaccctCCATATAGATTTGGCTTTTTTGCATTGAGTAGAGGGATGTGCGATATTTTCTACTGTGCAAAAACCGTTTTAGTTTACGTTTACTCGCCTTCTGTTTTTCCTCCaaccttgattttttttaaatgttgcaaaGCAATTAAAAACGTAAGAGAGTCATGagaaatttagaattttactGCAGAATAATTTTTCTAATGCGAATCTTCTGAACTTGAAAACTTCCATAATTTGATCCAATGCAAAGTCATCATGAAAACCGCTAAAGAAACTTTTACGTTTAACTTTTTATGATTCGAATctcgataatttaaaaaaaaaattgtatttttttctttaggtgccctaagaagtccttacggtcttattacagagcaccgcgaaTTCGAAATAGTTCGAAAACAATGCGCAAGATTTTTTTAGACCCGTTGGTAAGACTCTCTGCGTAAATCAAACTTTCTTAATTTTCGATGAGTAAAAATTACGTTAAACCGTCAAACTCCGTTTTTTAAATTTCGATTTTTTGAGATTTCGAAAAACAATTAACGTGAATTGTtcttctgttaaaaaaaatcttggcaTTAAACAGACTGCATaaagtaaacaatttaaattggAAATACGAATTTTTAATAGGGAATTGTATAAAAGAAAATAGATAAAGAGGTTTCAATAATCTTTGATATTTCACCAAACTCTCTTTAAAcctgaaaaaagaataaaaataaaatctttgacACTTTCATCGAGGAAATTTGGTTAAACGGGTGAAAGTTGATATTATTATCTCGACAAAGCTGTAATTGATTGGTTTAAACAAACAACAGCTCAAATGTCCCAATTAGTGGTTTTCTGGTtagaaaaaaagctttatatttggtgaaatagttaaactttaaaatttttcaagttttgaatGGATGGATAGataaatttaagaataattttatattttattttatccaatCATTATGATTCACGACGTTATAATATATGATTGTTTTACATTAGTATTTTCCAAACGTGTAAGGATATTTTTGTGTTCCCTGGCCTCCGTCATCACGGTTTTTGACAAACCATCCTCAATTTGGCATATGCATGTACATACTATAGTTTGGACTTAGCACAATGCATGAATATATCGTgtctgaaacatcaaaaaatcctgcgggcGTCTTTGTAGGTATGTTATATCTTTTAAAGTCATTTCTGGAGAGACAAAGTCGGTTAATGAATAAATGATTGCTCTATGATTTGAAACCACACTGCTTACGATTTTATCTAGATaccaattgaaaaaatttttaatgccaATGAATTCGGACTTTTCTACGAATATTCGCCAAACAAAAGTTTAcctttaaataatgaaaagtgCACAGGAAGCATCTGAATGAGATGtgtttgtaatttaaaaaattgaatcctcTAGATGTTTCaaaagagtaaaaaataagtagattcttaaaaaaagaacaggTTTTTTATATCCACTGCTATGTTACTGCTAACAAAAGCAAATCCATAGAGTAGGCaaacaaatataaagttatacattatACAGATTATacagtttaaaactttattcttcTACATATATATCTAATTCCAGATTTTCGTCAACATTatcaacatataaatataatccaTCTGAGTCATTAATTTCATCTGATTCTATATCTGATGAATTTCCTCTATCACCGCAATAAACTGCtaacaaacttttaactttttccgTTAAgcacaatgtttttttatttttcaatcatTTATAGTATCTATGTATAGCTCGAATAGATAGAAGTATGTATAGCTCGAATGAAAACGTCAAATAAGTTTGTTGatctgtttttttgttgttgcgtGGTGTTTacgaataaatttataaattctgtGTTGAGATTCAGCTGCTTTCTCTTCGATTAAACCAAGTGGAACCTggtgaattaataataatttcccTAGCATGTGATAATACTTTGTGAATGAAAGCTGGAACCTTGAACTAATCATATGTCTCTAACAACTTCTTATTTCTATCATTgcattatttatcatttttttccgGATCAATTGGATCTTTGCAATTGATTGCAATTAGAATATTATGCAATCTGATAGTAATTTCttcatcaatttctaaaatttttttgagtaatagAGGATCAGAAATAGCTTGTCGGCATAAATTTCCGGTATTATTAGTTCATGATCCGTCAGCTCTTGGTTCATTAACTCTCAAaccaaaatctttaaatattctatcatgaatatattttttctcaataaaagttgatcttttaaaaccttttttacgttccaagtttttatttaaattctatatgaattatgtaaaataaattcaaaaaacctaATCCAAGCATGTAGTGGTAAAATGTCATAGCAAAATGTCTGCCCATCTGTAACAAATCCAAATCATTTTTCAGATTGCTCATCATGTAAGGTGTTTAAAACTAAGACTTTCCTATCAATCCTTGAAATGACAAAactatatttgataaaaaacatacttatgCCCTGGAATGTAAACTTTAATAGAATATAAATtaacaacttcttttttaatttcctctataatttttaataccacttctttatttttctttatatactCCAGCATATTGTCCATTATAATTGGTCTGCAGGATCTAGTACTCTGATAAATTATGTTATTCCATAAAATGTTGTTTGAATCTGATTGTACATATAGTCGAAATAGTGATGTGATGTTGCTGTGGCTAATAGATCCGAATCTTGAAGGTTATTTTGATTGGAATTGTTAAAATGTTGATAGTATTTCAAGTGATTTGATGACCCGTCCATGTTCCAACtactaattaatattaattcatcaaagtctttttttttattatctaaatgtTATCAGTAGTTTCACAAGCCTCTTTGATGTGTGATCTATAGAGTCCTGTAGTTTAACATTGGCCTTTGttttagtaactttaaaaagcactcgttttttatttcgaaattacTCTTTCGTCTGTAAAACTTGgttcataaaattcttttagaCTTCTTTTTGCTGattcatttattaaaccttCTTGATTACCTGGTGGTTTAACTAAatcatttgtttcaaaaactgAATTAAAACAAACCTGATTTCtactatcaaatattttttttctcttttttttaatataatgcaTGCGATAGTGCAATATACTTTGCAAGAGTTAGTTTTAATCTCTTTCCTTATAAATTCACTTTGTCTTCACTGATTTGAATCCAagtaataatgtatttaaaccCACTATAtacattatcaaaataattttacgaTACCCGAAAGCATTGcacaatttgttttaaaatgatttccttcaaaatttttgtttacaacaatatacttacaaagtaaaaagaattttttttaaaaatttataaattcatgtGATATATGTGATAGTGTCGATCAGTAAGACACCAAAAATGCACTTAAgacttattttttcttaaattagttatgtattttaaaaccataaacacatgaaattaaaataaaatataactttttaacttcggaaacaacaacaaatttactCTGGTCTTTCATaccttaagattttttttagctttagtaataaatgaaataagaaattttattaaaaggagctttttatttg
This Hydra vulgaris chromosome 04, alternate assembly HydraT2T_AEP DNA region includes the following protein-coding sequences:
- the LOC124818635 gene encoding uncharacterized protein LOC124818635 encodes the protein MSSSVGHSALACGSIHNITSLSSFTSSASIILCFTTTPCNIILIIAILGDKKNVFKMSIFYKLILNSAIADLLIGTVADITSISFHFKEAMRIKIYPKDIKLLHLELFVLSNTSILSMALLCIDRIFALMKPIAYYRNSLSNRMSYLVLIATWVVSGLLVMPYFSVGYITYLGIFAFTTITIACVSLISVVYLYRTKFSVYCNFNKACNVVYEANKENSANKDQNSINVISISNIVESKKAKSETTKSKDLKQKTAEQKVNQSFIIMLMVFLLTYMPACCMTIYMNVCIECNCTVVQAFRDCVYLALLSGSLWRSLNFGYKITTLNKNIKEMLSFGHSSVRKKSTYQL